ACAatgtaacttttttttttctttttttcatttttgcttCCTATGTTCTTCTTTATCATGGCTTAGTCCAATGTGCAGGATTGATGCTTCAGCTTTAGACAGAGTGCTTCTGttatttgaaatattctcatACATATTATCCTCATTCCCATATGCCATACAAGATGtttttttccatccaaaaacctatgatgaaaaatatgaaaagaacaaaaatatgaaaaaaatatttagcctTGTATCATCAAGTTAATATAATTGATCAATTTAAAGCATAAAACATCTTCCCTCTTCAGAATTCCAcaacataatttttctttttctgaaaagatAAGACAAAAGCCTAATCACTTTCATTAAGACAATACAGGAGAAAGAGAACAAGCAAAGACGAGGAAGAAAAGAGTgacaaaagaaaggaagaaggtgGCAACAAGTAGGAGACACAAAAGGAGCAAAAAAAAGGTGAGAGCAGAAGGGCGCTTCTCCTCCAAGTCTCAGGACTACAGTGAAGATGTGAACCAGATAAAGAAACCAATTTTGTCCAATCTCCAAGGGGGAAGCAGATGGATTCAGAAACAATATTGGTTGAACTCTgattttctgaaaatatttttaCAGTCTTTTCCAACCATAATGCCCAACAGCCTCTGGCAATTTTCAGAACATTGGCTGATCATGTTATTAAACAATCCAAGAATTAAGACAAGGGCTATCACAGGTACATTTGTATGGGTTCCTTTACAGAAGAGAGTCGTCCTCAGTTTTCCCTGCTTTGTTTTTATTTGCGTAGAAGAAGGAATAGCAGCCATTCATTTTCCTGCAACAACAAAGGAGCAAGTGAAACATTTATGCAGTAAGGGAAATTAATCATTGGTTGATTGATTAATTTTGTCCTGACTAGTggatcatctaatttattcctgctAACTAATTATATAATCCAATTTTTTTCTGTTTGTACCCTTGCTCTGAGTCATTTTGCACATCACTGTGATATAGTTTAACTATCTACTTTCTCAGATATCTTTGTTGTATTAATTTTACTCATTGAACTATATATTGATATTTCATATACCAGAAAGAAACAAAAGTAATGAGTTTCAACAATCAgagagacaaaagacaaaagggaAAAGTCTTTGAAAGGATAATGGGAATGCGAAATCTGTACATCTTCGGTATCTGATCAATACTTTGCAAAAAATCTAAAGCCAGTTTCTGATTACTTTGCAAGATAAGTATTATGTGTTTATACTGATTTAAAGGAAATGGTTAATTGATCACAGAATTTTCATTCTAGGAAAGGCTTACCTGCTACTGCTTCTGCTACTGCTATTGGAgctgctactgctgctgctgctgctgcttccCTTCTCACCTAATGTGTTCTTTTTCCACCAATCTCGATCGGTACTCGGCTCGAGACCACCTTTCTCCCCTTCTGCCAACCTGGGCTTTGGTGAAACCTTTGCACGTGCACCAGAGCCTGCAAAGCTCTTCCTCCTCCCAGTCAGAGAATTTGGAAAAAACATCTTTAGAAGGAGGCTTTCAGGGTCAATACTCTCACTCCTCGacatccttcttcttcccttcttcgTCTTCTCCTTCGAAAATTCTCCAGCTTCTGCTAAAGATTTCTGGACAGGCTTTGCAATCCTTGGTGATTCCACAAGATCTCTTAAAGAGAGCTCATACTCTGCCTCCGGCATATCCCGGACCATGTCGAGCATCTCCTGCCGGTATCTGGCAATGGCCTGAGCTTGTTCTGTCATGGAAGATCCTGGCTTCTTCCACAACTGTGGTGATGGAACATCTGAGTCATCATCCTCATCTTTTGCCAGCCATCTGAATTCATCCCCATCAACTTGGTTGCCATGATGATTCGAGCGAGTTCTTCGTTGCCATGCGCCGAACTTATGATCATCTGATTTGCCAAAGGATCCATAATTTCCTTTGATTCTCTCAGCCCATGTTCCATACTCAACTCCATCCAAAGAATTCAGATCATTGCTCGCCTTGTGGATAGGATTGGAGAATGTGAATTGGTTTCTAGCTTGGAATTCTCGACGTCGGTGAGGGATCATAGTGGAGAAAGAGGATTGGTGTGGTgtagagagaggaaggaaaggcaTGTAGTATTATCTTCAACGGCCAGAGTCTGCTTTTAATGTGTGTGGGGCGAGTCATCTTTTGTGTCTTTTTCCCTCCTCAAGCTGGTCTGCATTTGTTTGAGGTTGGAGGGTGAGTTGGAAAGTCTTTGTTTCTAGATGATTGCTCACGTAACTGgtgtttgtcttttttttttttttgcccccttCTCTCTAAAAGAGACCACCTCATTTTAGgggatttttgttttttttctctctctaaaagagaCCTCCTCATTTTAGGGGAAATCTAGTTTGGGTCAATGGCCATCTTATCTCCAACTATCTCATGGTAGCCTTGTTAAAGTTTTGTTTCTAAGAATTTGGTGATGATAAATTTGCATCATTGGGTTGCCATAATATCTTGCATAATCTTAATAGATGCAAAGATGGTCAGCGTAGATCTAACCCAAACTTGTGGGATGAGTCATGTTGTCACAAAACTAGACCCAAATCACAAACCATTTCGGTTTCGATTCAGTCCTGGTTTGGTAGATTTTGGACCAGCCATAAGTCCCAAACCAAGTCGAAGTTGGAAGCCTTGGATAGTTTTGGGTCAAGGTTGACGACTAATGTACTGCACCCACTTTTAGGCCGTGTAGAATGGGCTGATAGGTTATTTGTTAAACGACTACAAAGCAAACGATAAGAAAGTGATGAATGGTTCTATATGATCTCAAATTCTAGAATGATAGACATAATTAGACCCTTCTGATCCAAGTCTTCAACATAGACTTGGGATACACGGTAGTCATAGCTCCATTTCCACACAATTTAATTGTATGAATTAGAAAAGGTGGAGTTTGGATCACAAGGAACGAAACAAGGATCGTTCCTCCCAACTTCCTACGGACGTAAACCACACTTCTGTGAGATGTTTTGCCACCATGCAAATACTTAGAAGAATCCAGCATTAGATTTTGGACCTGGGTCCGGTCCTTGCTGCGCATGCTGGTCCCACCGCTTGAATTATTGTAATGAAGAAATGAGACCTAAGTTTGAGTAGTGGAAATTAATCAGTCCATTTTGCGAACCGAACCGCTCTGATTAAAAGAAAATCATAAGAAGCCCCAAACTCCTTAGTTTAAAGTGaatggatgagttggttttgt
Above is a genomic segment from Elaeis guineensis isolate ETL-2024a chromosome 1, EG11, whole genome shotgun sequence containing:
- the LOC105038478 gene encoding uncharacterized protein, whose product is MPFLPLSTPHQSSFSTMIPHRRREFQARNQFTFSNPIHKASNDLNSLDGVEYGTWAERIKGNYGSFGKSDDHKFGAWQRRTRSNHHGNQVDGDEFRWLAKDEDDDSDVPSPQLWKKPGSSMTEQAQAIARYRQEMLDMVRDMPEAEYELSLRDLVESPRIAKPVQKSLAEAGEFSKEKTKKGRRRMSRSESIDPESLLLKMFFPNSLTGRRKSFAGSGARAKVSPKPRLAEGEKGGLEPSTDRDWWKKNTLGEKGSSSSSSSSSSNSSSRSSSRKMNGCYSFFYANKNKAGKTEDDSLL